A portion of the Kazachstania africana CBS 2517 chromosome 2, complete genome genome contains these proteins:
- the KAFR0B02760 gene encoding uncharacterized protein (similar to Saccharomyces cerevisiae YDR119W-A; ancestral locus Anc_8.273) yields the protein MIFSKVLHQKNLKLQAIKSQIPKLNPKSGRAGGPWGLMEFKRQIVLIPGFLLTLSVLCFWPFSIRAVHRVRHKDTSSMI from the coding sequence atgatTTTCAGTAAAGTGTTAcatcaaaagaatttgaaactaCAAGCGATCAAGAGTCAAATACCAAAATTGAATCCCAAAAGTGGTCGTGCTGGAGGACCATGGGGTCTCATGGAATTTAAGAGACAAATTGTACTTATTCCAGGGTTTTTGCTTACACTGTCAGTACTTTGTTTCTGGCCGTTTTCAATTAGAGCTGTTCATCGTGTAAGACACAAAGATACTAGTAGCATGATCTAA
- the NYV1 gene encoding Nyv1p (similar to Saccharomyces cerevisiae NYV1 (YLR093C); ancestral locus Anc_8.276) produces the protein MKTFNVNYIEAIRNNETISAFHNPMSSTNDNGSLNKSYGTMTSTIDPKLFHKLILDLVLPKVQMIEGNKVTKMSTKIIDGFDCYYTTTDTNDILVCFISENLPIIVPIRVLSELKHFNYDSDDQLKADIKLILDKFHDELLMYKNENSIQTNANDAEDELDDIIQIMNDNIDKFLQRQERVSLLVGRTSRLNNNSSNFKRKAERLQERLWWQKMKNWTLLIFTIILFSSALFIFVYIL, from the coding sequence ATGAAAACTTTCAATGTAAACTATATAGAAGCCATAAGGAACAATGAAACAATATCAGCATTTCACAATCCAATGTCATCAACGAATGATAACGGGAGTCTCAACAAATCATACGGTACTATGACCAGTACAATTGACCCCAAGCTGTTCCACAAGCTAATACTTGACTTGGTTCTTCCGAAAGTGCAAATGATTGAGGGCAATAAAGTAACTAAAATGTCaacgaaaataatagaCGGGTTTGACTGTTATTATACGACCACTGATACGAACGATATTCTTGTCTGTTTCATTTCAGAGAATCTGCCAATAATAGTGCCTATCAGAGTGTTGAGTGAATTGAAACACTTCAATTACGATTCTGATGATCAATTGAAGGCtgatatcaaattgataCTGGATAAATTTCATGACGAATTACTCATGTACAAAAATGAGAACTCCATCCAGACAAATGCAAACGATGCAGAAGATGAACTAGACGACATAATACAGATCATGAATGATAACATAGATAAATTTTTACAACGACAAGAGCGGGTATCGTTACTAGTTGGTAGGACATCGAgattgaataataatagttcCAATTTCAAGAGGAAAGCAGAAAGATTACAAGAACGATTATGGTGgcaaaagatgaagaattggacattattaatattcactattatattattttccaGCGCTctatttatttttgtttacaTCTTATAA
- the GIS3 gene encoding Gis3p (similar to Saccharomyces cerevisiae GIS3 (YLR094C); ancestral locus Anc_8.277), with product MLLYVNNGIVNNTSQIKHYKNIMNGFYSRKRSVSTSNVTPSLSSMMSQVKRKTSLVEEPRLSISKRRYSDNLRIETHPLDNRNDDADNTNNDAYDEDEEDPMTGQDSDVTPNVKLLNIHDLDLTDNKWTPEYIQCFIEPIYSRSKRQAAKTYTTNETIFTKLHYELEPWPTSREKNETDVTTTTTLLPNRRMRQKTENSNFWKLLAVETSCIQNQRLPEVYINNRTMAQLNVSNYKELNYSDDIKLAILTKLKLWTENNCRSDLFGEVTPWNLEFKLVCNQDSVVTDSSIVRAHSNVVPWLRDNDKKMMKPCGKLKLGRSHKNEIQYVVKGWCDSRFT from the coding sequence ATGCTATTATATGTAAATAATGGAATAGTAAACAACACATCTCAAATCAAGCATTATAAGAACATAATGAATGGATTTTATTCGAGAAAAAGAAGTGTAAGCACCTCAAATGTTACACCATCTCTGAGTTCAATGATGTCTCAagtgaaaagaaagacCTCTCTGGTGGAGGAACCCCGACTGTCCATCAGCAAGCGTCGATATTCGGACAATCTGAGAATAGAGACTCATCCCTTGGACAATCGCAATGACGATGCCGACAATACTAATAATGATGCCTATGACGAAGACGAGGAGGATCCCATGACGGGTCAGGACAGCGATGTTACACCCAATGTAAAATTACTTAATATTCACGATTTAGATTTAACGGACAACAAATGGACACCAGAATACATTCAATGCTTTATAGAACCCATTTATTCACGTAGTAAGAGACAAGCCGCGAAGACTTACACGACAAACGAGACAATATTCACAAAATTACACTACGAATTAGAGCCATGGCCTACTTcaagagagaaaaatgagaCTGATGTTACAACAACGACGACCCTTCTGCCAAATAGAAGAATGAGGCAGAAAACAGAGAattccaatttttggaaactGCTGGCTGTTGAGACAAGTTGTATACAAAATCAGAGACTGCCTGAAGTTTACATTAATAACAGAACAATGGCACAGTTAAATGTATCAAATTATAAGGAATTAAACTACTCAGATGACATTAAATTGGCCATattgacaaaattgaaattatggACAGAAAATAATTGTAGGTCGGACCTCTTCGGTGAAGTAACGCCATGGAATTTGGAATTTAAACTGGTCTGCAATCAAGATAGCGTTGTCACTGACTCATCCATAGTAAGAGCTCATTCCAATGTTGTTCCCTGGCTTCGTGATAACGAcaaaaagatgatgaagccATGTGGAAAATTAAAACTAGGTAGATCACACAAAAACGAAATTCAGTACGTTGTAAAGGGATGGTGCGATTCACGATTCACGTAA
- the IOC2 gene encoding Ioc2p (similar to Saccharomyces cerevisiae IOC2 (YLR095C); ancestral locus Anc_8.278) translates to MKRTRRSTRGQTGSSTPIYDDEPAVEVKQDENALEWHSYLSEETLTQLNRVDLSILESTYDKIRQFSDVLTTWYYQYSIAWFYIVCNNSPKPMWKSIRFDEVLLLNNILKLQKDIKEDYDDEDDDEENEHDHLYEILRFQLLKSLTNSKSTDWNTSVNELLSNSGRDTFQGEFIKLDVSRQFEIIYHVIKQIESKNLIFRNYLNNNFDLFNFPFIKLDDSKQLIVLPTNGTVVEKKVIYPDPQDYMVPIKLSNCTIKTDELIHLDYSQEINSYLDELKISYKPISTTFNEYVKLCHECPGLNDFLEIKTINSIDSVKLQQQLVKEKSMKELLTRRKRSSRLVAKEEETKKRELEDTILTKLDNRDNFMKLRHRNVSRLSKKIKEVIWNQLWNNFEIDFKNFKLSNKNIDLFDLNDENLNAIDLKVLEKGEKFGNLIIKTQNLDPMETSKLAETNILELPTDICITQKEIDTFEELTNSKFDNYPDNKDWIFKCSCHLDLPPIVTNENEKDLDEMVLNHEIICCDLCYKWQHWNCQSDETKEILSFSNKQSVEYATVLMGTNSTVLLNTRRTLRNRNEDKEEKMQVNTNRPTDKRTRFGECSIFICNWCIKSLEEDLRNTKFKPELGAVRLKQKKQHDDRERRKKIKLEKKRLELSNSTTPAGSSTQLNTVMKTDSLNNMQTSVSPTPTIGINYPPFSVNTEPSPNPIAHVNTYSNITNQPAQNLTLNSMDTPVNVTAQVTHLPQQTEFMNAPSATNGNSDAVDSVTFLDFSQN, encoded by the coding sequence ATGAAGAGAACGAGAAGATCTACGAGGGGCCAGACAGGGTCTTCTACACCGATTTATGACGATGAACCTGCCGTGGAGGTTAAACAAGACGAAAACGCGTTGGAATGGCACAGTTATTTGTCAGAAGAGACTTTGACTCAATTGAATAGGGTCGACCTGTCCATCTTAGAATCCACTTATGACAAGATTAGACAGTTCTCCGACGTGTTGACGACGTGGTACTATCAATATTCAATTGCATGGTTTTATATCGTTTGTAACAATTCACCAAAACCTATGTGGAAATCAATAAGATTCGATGAAGTATTACTGTTGAACAATATACTGAAATTGCAGAAGGATATTAAGGAGGACTATGAcgatgaggatgatgatgaggaaAATGAACATGACCATTTATATGAAATACTTCGATTTCAATTACTCAAATCATTGACAAATAGTAAATCCACAGATTGGAACACATCTGTTAACGAACTTCTATCCAATTCCGGTAGAGACACTTTTCAAGGTGAATTCATAAAATTAGATGTCTCAAGACAATTCGAAATTATTTATCACGTAATAaaacaaattgaatcaaaaaatttaatcttCAGAAATTATCTAAATAATAACTTcgatttattcaatttccCCTTCATCAAATTAGATGATTCTAAGCAATTAATAGTACTGCCAACTAATGGTACCGTCGTGGAAAAGAAAGTCATATATCCCGACCCTCAAGATTATATGGTTCCAATTAAATTGTCCAATTGTACCATTAAGACTGACGAATTGATTCATCTAGATTATTCTCAAGAAATCAATTCATATTTGGATGAACTAAAAATTAGTTACAAACCAATATCAACaactttcaatgaatacGTTAAACTATGCCACGAGTGCCCTGGGTTAAAcgattttcttgaaataaaGACGATTAATTCAATCGATTCAGTTAAACTTCAACAGCAACTTGTAAAGgaaaaatcaatgaaagaattattgaCTAGAAGGAAGAGATCTTCAAGACTAGTTGctaaggaagaagaaacaaagaaGCGTGAATTGGAAGATACTATATTGACTAAATTAGATAATAGAGATAATTTCATGAAATTGAGACACAGAAATGTCAGTAGGTTatccaagaaaataaaagaagtTATTTGGAATCAGCTGTGGAACAATTTcgaaattgattttaaaaatttcaaattgtcaaacaaaaacattgatttattcgacttaaatgatgaaaatttgaatgctATAGATTTAAAAGTCCTAGAAAAGGGggaaaaatttggtaatttaATTATTAAAACTCAAAATCTGGACCCCATGGAAACTTCAAAACTTGCTGAAACAAATATCTTAGAATTACCCACTGACATATGTATTACACAGAAAGAAATCGATACATTCGAAGAACTTactaattcaaaatttgataactACCCTGATAATAAAGATTGGATATTTAAGTGTTCATGCCATTTAGATTTACCTCCAATAGTaactaatgaaaatgagaaAGATCTGGATGAAATGGTTTTAAATCATGAAATCATCTGTTGCGATCTCTGTTACAAATGGCAGCATTGGAACTGTCAATCGGATGAAACGAAAGAAATATTgtcattttccaataaacaATCCGTCGAGTATGCCACAGTACTGATGGGTACTAATTCAACTGTTCTCCTTAATACTAGAAGAACTTTAAGAAATAGAAATGaagacaaagaagaaaaaatgcAAGTAAATACTAATAGACCCACAGATAAAAGAACCAGATTTGGTGAATGttccattttcatttgtaaCTGGTGTATTAAATCacttgaagaagatttaaGAAATACTAAATTTAAACCTGAATTAGGTGCCGTGAGgttgaaacaaaagaaacaacATGATGATCGTGaaagaaggaagaaaattaaattagagaaaaaaagattggaATTGAGCAATTCTACGACACCCGCTGGAAGTTCCACTCAGTTGAATACGGTAATGAAAACGGATAGCCTCAATAATATGCAGACCTCAGTCTCCCCCACACCAACTATCGGAATCAATTATCCACCTTTCTCCGTTAATACAGAACCAAGTCCGAATCCAATAGCACATGTCAATActtattcaaatataacCAACCAACCAGCTCAGAACCTTACATTAAATTCTATGGACACTCCTGTCAATGTTACGGCGCAGGTAACCCATTTACCTCAACAAACTGAATTCATGAATGCGCCTTCCGCTACGAATGGCAATTCAGATGCTGTTGATTCTGTAACATTTTTAGATTTCAgtcaaaattaa
- the KIN2 gene encoding serine/threonine protein kinase KIN2 (similar to Saccharomyces cerevisiae KIN1 (YDR122W) and KIN2 (YLR096W); ancestral locus Anc_8.279): protein MEDYHVNPQFKMGAAPFKNQPSSSGGAVAPATLRMMGRQQQQQQLQQPPINQNYNYTTKQPTQPLMPPVSIPNGKNSNGESKSSASKPEIKQFHRKSLGDWDFLETVGAGSMGKVKLARHHQTNEICAIKIVNRATKAYLHKEQSLAPPKNENEMLERQKKLEKEISRDKRTIREASLGQVLYHPHICRLFEMCTMSNHFYMLFEYVSGGQLLDYIIQHGSLREHHARKFARGVASALQYLHANNIVHRDLKIENIMISTSGEIKIIDFGLSNVFDTRKQLHTFCGSLYFAAPELLKANPYIGPEVDIWSFGVVLYVLVCGKVPFDDENSSVLHEKIKQGKVEYPNHLSIEVISLLSKMLVVDPLKRANLTKVIEHPWMIRGYDFPPPSYLPKRSPMTPEIIDAHVIKEMYRLEFIDDIEETKKILIKIITEPEYLELSRQYWSIVDEHKNSISGNTSINSSNNNNNNYNLPDPTQAYHPLLSMYYLVSEMMARKLAKLQKRQATAAAAAMPLPPSTVTTSISPVTTYNQDQDKTPTDKIPSNPPNYRNNIPQQLRSPLQSNVKDPNKQQTNTTPAVKSTPSNTNGQGKPLQILVPPKLAMPEQAHTSPTTRKSSEQHENIQGTLIQDQGNNAYQQQAHQQQQQQSNSSPVETQDKLKSFGGILRRLSQRNRHPQQQSPSPLPQALQLDLNTELPKNSNNNNGINKKTHSRTVSEYAPNVSRYPTYGTYTANTNNVVITPPMRSASQRQRKQNELPALPPNAQTLVQEQREKQVEKDMMRLKVNDKHIGSSVESPRNANEENNLEPEDSDDNNNTLPPLNINKNRRYHPSARAKSVGHQRRESLKFMRPAVPASQDVDDHGFLENSDDNRSENVNNNSVENKDLNELTDEEILAEASKAPAGSMPSIDYPRSLFLKGFFSVQTTSSKPLPIVRYKIISVLKDLNIQFKEVKGGFICIKNFNKNDKPAMITTGHMDHKRQRSISRQGSIRQTQGQQPNIPMTPMGNNSTFPQELSMASIDDMNNVNADDILTTSIAQDVNNHMNNGMLKERSPIKFEIHIVKVRIVGLAGVHFKKVSGNTWLYKELASHVLKELNL from the coding sequence ATGGAGGACTACCACGTTAATCCTCAATTTAAAATGGGGGCAGCTCCTTTCAAAAACCAACCGTCTTCCAGCGGAGGTGCTGTCGCTCCAGCTACCCTCCGAATGATGGGCAggcagcagcagcaacaacaactaCAACAGCCTCCAATAAACCAGAATTACAATTATACTACTAAACAGCCTACACAGCCTTTAATGCCACCAGTAAGTATCCCAAATGGTAAGAATAGTAATGGTGAATCTAAATCATCTGCATCAAAACCTGAAATCAAACAATTCCATAGGAAGTCATTGGGTGATTGGGATTTTTTGGAAACTGTTGGTGCAGGTTCAATGGGTAAAGTGAAGTTAGCCAGGCATCATCAGACTAATGAAATCTGTGCGATTAAAATCGTTAATAGAGCAACTAAGGCTTATCTGCATAAAGAGCAATCTTTAGCACCTCCAAAGaacgaaaatgaaatgttagaaagacaaaagaaacttgaaaaggaaatttcGAGAGATAAGAGGACCATTAGAGAGGCATCTTTAGGTCAAGTACTATATCATCCTCATATTTGTCGTCTATTTGAGATGTGTACGATGTCgaatcatttttatatgCTCTTTGAATACGTCTCAGGAGGCCAATTATTAGATTATATTATTCAACATGGTTCTTTAAGAGAACATCATGCAAGAAAATTTGCTAGAGGTGTCGCAAGTGCTTTACAATATTTACATGCAAATAACATTGTCCATAGAGATctgaaaattgaaaatattatgattTCCACTTCTGgtgaaatcaaaattattgattttggtcTTTCAAATGTTTTCGATACGAGAAAACAATTGCATACGTTTTGCGgttctttatattttgctGCTCCTGAATTACTGAAAGCAAATCCATATATTGGTCCAGAAGTAGATATATGGTCATTTGGTGTCGTCTTATATGTCCTCGTTTGCGGGAAAGTTCCctttgatgatgaaaattcaagTGTCCTgcatgaaaaaattaaacagGGTAAAGTCGAATATCCAAACCATTTATCAATCGAAGttatttctcttctttctaAAATGTTAGTAGTAGATCCATTGAAAAGGGCAAATTTAACTAAAGTTATAGAGCATCCATGGATGATTAGAGGTTATGATTTCCCACCTCCATCATATCTACCGAAGAGAAGTCCAATGACTCCAGAAATAATTGATGCACATGTTATCAAGGAAATGTATCGTTTGGAATTCATTGATGACATTGAagaaactaaaaaaattctcataaaaattattacGGAACCTGAATATCTTGAATTGTCAAGACAATACTGGTCAATTGTGGATGAACATAAAAATAGCATAAGTGGTAATACCAGCATTAATAgcagtaataataacaataataattataatCTACCAGATCCAACTCAAGCATATCATCCGCTACTGTCCATGTATTACTTGGTCTCAGAAATGATGGCACGCAAACTCGCTAAATTACAAAAGAGACAGGCAACGGCTGCAGCTGCAGCTATGCCTCTGCCACCTTCTACTGTTACAACCTCCATTTCTCCAGTTACAACGTATAATCAAGATCAAGACAAAACTCCCACAGATAAAATACCTTCCAATCCACCAAATTATCGAAACAATATTCCACAGCAACTAAGAAGCCCATTGCAATCGAATGTAAAGGACCCAAATAAACAACAGACAAATACCACACCAGCTGTGAAGTCCACGCCTAGCAATACTAATGGTCAAGGAAAACCTTTACAAATCCTGGTACCACCAAAATTGGCAATGCCAGAGCAAGCGCATACTTCTCCAACCACGAGAAAATCATCTGAACAACACGAAAATATACAAGGTACCTTGATACAGGATCAAGGCAATAATGCATATCAACAACAAGCCCatcaacaacagcaacaacaaagCAACAGTTCCCCGGTTGAAACACAAGATAAGTTAAAGTCCTTCGGTGGCATCTTGAGGAGATTATCACAACGTAATCGTCATCCACAACAGCAATCTCCTTCACCATTGCCTCAAGCTCTTCAGCTAGATTTGAATACAGAACTTCCAAAAAAtagcaataataacaatggAATTAATAAGAAGACCCATTCGCGTACTGTATCTGAATATGCCCCTAATGTATCAAGATATCCAACTTACGGTACATATACCGCCAACACCAACAATGTTGTCATTACACCACCAATGAGGTCTGCATCGCAAAGACAGAGGaaacaaaatgaattaCCTGCGTTGCCTCCGAATGCTCAGACATTAGTTCAGGAACAACGCGAAAAGCAAGTAGAAAAAGATATGATGAGATTGAAAGTTAACGATAAACATATCGGTTCTAGTGTCGAAAGTCCAAGAAATgctaatgaagaaaataatttagaACCAGAAGATTCTGacgataataataatacgCTACCTCCGCtcaatataaataaaaaccGTAGATATCATCCAAGTGCAAGAGCAAAATCAGTTGGCCATCAGCGTAGAGAGTCATTAAAGTTCATGAGACCTGCTGTACCAGCATCTCAGGATGTTGATGATCATGGGTTTTTGGAAAATAGTGACGATAATAGATCAGAAAATGTAAATAACAATTCCGtggaaaataaagatttaaaCGAACTAAccgatgaagaaattttggcTGAAGCATCAAAAGCACCTGCTGGATCAATGCCATCCATCGATTACCCACGTTCACTATTCTTAAAAGGATTTTTTTCCGTACAAACAACGTCATCAAAACCTCTGCCAATTGTTagatataaaataatatcagTACTTAAAGATTTGaacattcaattcaaagaagTGAAAGGTGGTTTCATATgcatcaaaaatttcaacaaaaatgataaaccAGCAATGATAACGACTGGCCACATGGATCACAAGAGACAAAGATCGATATCAAGACAGGGTTCTATTAGACAAACGCAGGGGCAACAACCAAATATACCAATGACACCCATGGGAAACAATTCAACATTTCCACAAGAATTATCCATGGCatcaattgatgatatgAATAACGTCAATGCAGATGACATATTAACCACGTCGATAGCTCAAGATGTTAATAACCATATGAATAACGGCATGTTGAAAGAAAGGTCACCAATTAAGTTTGAAATCCACATTGTTAAAGTTAGAATTGTGGGATTAGCTGGTGTCCATTTCAAGAAGGTTAGTGGTAATACGTGGCTTTATAAAGAATTGGCATCACATGTGTTAAAAGAACTGAATCTATAA
- the HRT3 gene encoding SCF ubiquitin ligase complex subunit HRT3 (similar to Saccharomyces cerevisiae HRT3 (YLR097C); ancestral locus Anc_8.281), giving the protein MTRTKVLNPRTEEAISIWEKGVSKEKDGSMSDAINFYRRALKLDENVEKIYRKKLYDEWNALMQMKKLSLSSSEETEIKVAKMEELEDIEDVDESILPCWILDMLPNDILLKIVGHVVFLSGESWVNLSLTCSRFNDLCFRTSTPYKAFKDYIYPKQVYDNEAMYLNGISTFSVLEKELWGDDYAKMIKDRPFIKFEGVYISVVNYLRYGSNEEGSFTLLNPIQMITYYRYYRFYEDGKVLRLLTTDEPQQIVKTFSRETQPREADLCSWNIGFDNNFGRLQVSRSNDKYIFVETLEIKNQGHRIHHRLKWISSTVEDNEGHVSECSLKNEKAFFFSRVKSFATKDS; this is encoded by the coding sequence ATGACCCGAACAAAAGTATTGAACCCAAGAACTGAAGAGGCAATCTCAATTTGGGAAAAAGGTGTCTCGAAGGAGAAAGATGGTTCTATGTCGGATGCAATTAACTTTTATAGAAGAGCTCTGAAATTAGATGAGAATGTTGAGAAGATTTATAGAAAGAAACTGTATGACGAATGGAATGCTCTAatgcaaatgaaaaaattgtccCTTTCCTCAAGTGAGGAAACTGAAATTAAGGTTGCAAAAATGGAAGAACTGGAGGACATTGAAGATGTCGACGAGTCAATATTGCCTTGTTGGATACTGGATATGTTGCCCAATGATATATTGCTTAAGATTGTTGGGCATGTGGTGTTTCTATCCGGTGAGTCTTGGGTCAACTTATCGTTAACCTGTTCAAGATTCAACGATCTCTGCTTTCGTACTTCAACACCTTATAAGGCATTCAAGGACTATATATATCCTAAACAAGTTTACGATAATGAGGCAATGTATCTGAATGGCATTAGTACTTTTTCCGTTCTTGAAAAGGAACTGTGGGGTGATGACTATGCAAAGATGATCAAAGATCGTCCATTTATCAAGTTTGAGGGTGTGTACATTAGTGTCGTGAATTATTTGAGATACGgttcaaatgaagaaggGTCTTTCACTTTATTGAATCCGATCCAAATGATAACATATTATAGATATTATAGATTTTACGAAGATGGTAAAGTTTTAAGATTGCTAACCACAGATGAACCGCAACAGATCGttaaaactttttcaagagAAACTCAACCTCGTGAAGCAGATCTATGTAGCTGGAATATTggttttgataataattttggaagGCTACAAGTATCGAGATCCAAtgacaaatatatatttgttgaGACAttagaaatcaaaaatcaaGGTCATAGGATACATCATCGACTCAAATGGATAAGTTCCACagttgaagataatgaaggGCATGTCTCAGAATGTTCGTTAAAGAATGAAAAggcttttttcttttctagaGTCAAATCTTTTGCAACTAAAGATTCCTGA